The DNA segment GCCCGATTTCACGAAGATTCATCTCATCATCGTAATACATGGCAATAACCAGCCGCTCACGATCGGGCAAGCCAGCAATCGCATCCGCCAATGCCTTCTTGAAGGCGTCTTTCTGCAATCCATCGAATGGTGTATCTGCAGATCCTTCCCTGGCAACCGGGAAGCCATCACTCACTGCGGTCAACTCATCCAGACTGAAAATTCGACAACCCGTTGAATCCCTGAGGATTTGATGGTACTCCTCAAGGCTCATATCCAAGGCATCGGCCACCTCTACATCACGCGCATCTCTGCCCTCGTGGTTCTCGATTTCCCGCATCGCTTCAGCAACCATGCGCGCCTTGCGATGAACAGAGCGCGGTGTCCAGTCACTGCGTCGAATTTCATCCAGCATTGCACCGCGTATGCGGATACCCGCATAGGTCTCAAAACTGGCACCCTGTGTGGGGTCGTAGTTTCTGCTCGCCTCGAGCAGGCCCAACATCCCCGCTTGAATCAGATCATCCGCCTGAACATTCGGTGGCAACCGGTTCATCAGGTGATAAGCGATCCTTTTCACCAGTCCGGCATGTTGATCCACCAGATCATCATAGTTCTGTTGTTGCTGCATGGCGGTGTATGTCGCTAAGCCGCTCACCGTCATACCTCCCCGTATTGGCTAGAAAATTGGATCAATCGTTCGACGAAAAACTGTAAATCGCCACTGACACCCGAGGGTACAGGCCAGTTATCGGCCTTTTTGGCCAAATTCTTGAATGCCTGTGCTACTCGTGAACGTGGATAGGCCTCTACAACCGGTTTTTGGCTTCGCACCGCTTTGCGGAGTTGTTCGTCATAAGGAATGCTGCCCATGTAGTTCAGCATAACGTCCAGGTATTGATCGGTTACCCGGCACATTTTATTGTAAAGATCACGCCCCTCTTGCACACTCTTTACCATATTAGCCAAGATTCGGAAACGACTAATTCCGTGCTCACGGTTGAGCAGCTTGATAATGGCATAAGCGTCCGTGATGGAGGCGGGTTCATCACATACCACAACAATCTGTTCCTGCGCTGCACGACTGAAACTGATCACCAGATCGGAAATGCCGGCAGCCGTGTCGATCAGCAAAACGTCCACATCGTTGGCAACTTCGCTGAAGGCTTGGATTAAACCGGCATTTTCGGCAGGGGTCATCTCAGCCATGTGCTGGATTCCGGAAGCACCAGGGACAACCCTCATTCCCTTGGGCCCGGTGACCAAAACATCCTCCAGTGAGCATTCACCCTGCATCACATGGGACAGATTACGCTCTGCGTGCAAACCGAGGAGTACGTCCAGATTTGCCAATCCCAAATCGGC comes from the Candidatus Thiodiazotropha sp. CDECU1 genome and includes:
- a CDS encoding RNA polymerase sigma factor FliA, whose amino-acid sequence is MSGLATYTAMQQQQNYDDLVDQHAGLVKRIAYHLMNRLPPNVQADDLIQAGMLGLLEASRNYDPTQGASFETYAGIRIRGAMLDEIRRSDWTPRSVHRKARMVAEAMREIENHEGRDARDVEVADALDMSLEEYHQILRDSTGCRIFSLDELTAVSDGFPVAREGSADTPFDGLQKDAFKKALADAIAGLPDRERLVIAMYYDDEMNLREIGHVLGVSESRVCQIHSQATLRLRSRLTDWLSLVHDEE
- a CDS encoding MinD/ParA family ATP-binding protein, yielding MHMSEQIEDQATGLRRMINPEPVRVIAVTGGKGGVGKTSISANLGVAFAELGRRVMLLDADLGLANLDVLLGLHAERNLSHVMQGECSLEDVLVTGPKGMRVVPGASGIQHMAEMTPAENAGLIQAFSEVANDVDVLLIDTAAGISDLVISFSRAAQEQIVVVCDEPASITDAYAIIKLLNREHGISRFRILANMVKSVQEGRDLYNKMCRVTDQYLDVMLNYMGSIPYDEQLRKAVRSQKPVVEAYPRSRVAQAFKNLAKKADNWPVPSGVSGDLQFFVERLIQFSSQYGEV